A portion of the Streptomyces sp. YPW6 genome contains these proteins:
- a CDS encoding putative leader peptide, whose product MKRQADLTKRRAVDLCRVAAMLCRTV is encoded by the coding sequence ATGAAGCGACAGGCGGATCTCACGAAGCGGCGGGCAGTAGACCTGTGCCGCGTCGCCGCCATGCTCTGTCGCACCGTCTGA
- a CDS encoding MoaD/ThiS family protein, protein MAAGTIRYWAAAKAAAGTAEEPYAAATLAEALDAVRERHPGELSQVLRRCSFLIDGDPVGTREHETVRLAEGGTVEVLPPFAGG, encoded by the coding sequence ATGGCAGCGGGCACGATCCGCTACTGGGCCGCGGCGAAGGCCGCCGCGGGCACCGCGGAGGAGCCGTACGCGGCGGCGACCCTCGCCGAGGCGCTGGACGCGGTGCGCGAGCGGCACCCCGGCGAGCTGAGCCAGGTGCTCCGGCGGTGCTCGTTCCTCATCGACGGGGACCCCGTGGGGACCCGCGAGCATGAGACCGTACGCCTTGCCGAGGGCGGCACGGTCGAGGTGCTCCCGCCGTTCGCAGGAGGGTGA
- a CDS encoding DUF1416 domain-containing protein, whose translation MCGAQAGGPDASTIKPGETTIQGSVTRDGEPVTGYVRLLDSTGEFTAEVPTSATGQFRFYAAEGTWTLRALVPGGSADRTVVAQTGGLSEVAIAV comes from the coding sequence ATGTGTGGAGCACAGGCCGGTGGCCCCGACGCTTCGACGATCAAGCCCGGTGAGACGACCATCCAGGGCAGTGTGACCCGCGACGGCGAGCCCGTCACCGGTTACGTGCGCCTCCTGGACTCGACCGGCGAGTTCACCGCCGAGGTCCCGACCTCCGCGACCGGACAGTTCCGCTTCTACGCCGCCGAGGGCACCTGGACGCTCCGCGCCCTGGTTCCGGGCGGCAGCGCCGACCGCACGGTCGTCGCGCAGACCGGCGGACTCTCCGAGGTCGCCATCGCCGTCTGA
- a CDS encoding HAMP domain-containing sensor histidine kinase, with translation MRRFRALPLRSRLALLVATAVAVAVAAVAAACWFVTREQLEDQLDDSLRNAKMDNAPMRDLLTSCLSGGQLPAQEFPGQYTVQIVAANGDYCTAPNTTPVPAQPSDVAVAAGRRTDALHTTENDAGREMRVYTRKLPPVVSSGQANNELAVSVARPLSEIDAPLSTLAWVLALVGGIGVVGAGAAGLWVARAGLRPVDELTEAVEHVARTEDLTVRIPVDGEDEIARLSNSFNSMAARLASSRDRQSQLIADAGHELRTPLTSLRTNVELLARSDETGRVIPPEDRRALMSSVKAQMTELAALIGDLQELARPDAAGPGPLQVVALHEITRTALRRARLRGPELTITEDLAPWYVRGEPAALERAIVNVLDNAVKFSPPRATIDVRLHRGELTVRDRGPGVSAEELPHVFERFWRSPTARQLPGSGLGLSIVARTVHQAGGTIGLRPAPDGGPGTVAALTLPGAPTPPPEM, from the coding sequence CTGCGCCGGTTCCGGGCGCTGCCCCTGCGCTCGCGGCTGGCGCTGCTGGTGGCCACGGCGGTCGCGGTGGCGGTCGCGGCGGTGGCTGCGGCGTGCTGGTTCGTGACCCGGGAGCAGCTGGAGGACCAGCTCGACGACTCGCTGCGCAACGCGAAGATGGACAACGCGCCGATGCGCGATCTGCTGACCTCGTGCCTGAGCGGCGGGCAGCTGCCCGCCCAGGAGTTCCCCGGCCAGTACACCGTGCAGATCGTCGCGGCGAACGGCGACTACTGCACCGCCCCGAACACCACGCCCGTCCCCGCCCAGCCCAGCGACGTCGCCGTGGCCGCGGGGCGGAGGACCGACGCGCTGCACACGACGGAGAACGACGCCGGGAGGGAGATGCGGGTCTACACCCGCAAGCTGCCGCCGGTGGTCAGCTCCGGCCAGGCCAACAACGAGCTCGCCGTGTCGGTGGCCCGCCCGCTCAGCGAGATCGACGCGCCGCTGTCCACGCTCGCCTGGGTGCTGGCCCTCGTCGGCGGCATCGGCGTCGTCGGCGCGGGCGCGGCCGGGCTGTGGGTGGCGCGGGCGGGGCTGCGCCCGGTGGACGAACTCACCGAGGCGGTCGAGCACGTGGCGCGCACGGAGGACCTGACCGTGCGCATCCCGGTCGACGGCGAGGACGAGATCGCCCGGCTGTCGAACTCCTTCAACTCGATGGCCGCCCGGCTGGCCTCCTCCCGCGACCGCCAGTCGCAGCTGATCGCGGACGCGGGCCACGAGCTGCGCACCCCGCTGACCTCGCTGCGGACGAACGTGGAGCTGCTGGCCCGCAGCGACGAGACGGGCCGGGTGATCCCGCCGGAGGACCGCAGGGCCCTGATGTCCTCGGTCAAGGCGCAGATGACGGAGCTGGCCGCGCTGATCGGCGACCTCCAGGAGCTGGCCCGCCCGGACGCGGCCGGGCCGGGCCCGCTCCAGGTGGTGGCGCTGCACGAGATCACCCGCACCGCCCTGCGCCGCGCCCGCCTGCGCGGCCCGGAGCTGACGATCACGGAGGACCTGGCCCCCTGGTACGTACGGGGGGAGCCGGCTGCGCTGGAGCGGGCGATCGTCAACGTCCTGGACAACGCGGTGAAGTTCAGCCCGCCGCGCGCCACGATCGACGTGCGGCTGCACCGGGGCGAGCTGACCGTACGGGACCGGGGCCCCGGCGTCTCCGCCGAGGAACTCCCCCACGTCTTCGAGCGCTTCTGGCGCTCCCCGACCGCCCGCCAGCTCCCCGGCTCGGGCCTGGGCCTGTCCATCGTGGCCCGTACGGTGCACCAGGCGGGCGGCACGATCGGCCTGCGCCCGGCCCCGGACGGGGGGCCCGGCACGGTGGCGGCGCTGACGCTGCCGGGGGCGCCTACGCCGCCGCCGGAGATGTGA
- a CDS encoding response regulator transcription factor, with protein MSPAEDDPQRILIVDDEPAVREALRRSLAFEGYGTEVAVDGYDALATAEAYAPDLIVLDIQMPRMDGLTAARRIRATGSTTPILMLTARDTVGDRVTGLDAGADDYLVKPFELDELFARIRALLRRSSYASAAAAGAEAPDDDILSFADLRMDLATREVTRGERRVELTRTEFTLLEMFLSHPRQVLTREQILKSVWGFDFEPSSNSLDVYVMYLRRKTEAGGEPRLVHTVRGVGYALRTGGSGEA; from the coding sequence ATGAGCCCCGCCGAAGACGATCCCCAGCGCATCCTGATCGTCGACGACGAGCCGGCCGTGCGCGAGGCGCTGCGGCGCAGCCTCGCCTTCGAGGGGTACGGGACCGAGGTCGCGGTCGACGGGTACGACGCCCTGGCGACGGCCGAGGCGTACGCCCCCGACCTCATCGTCCTGGACATCCAGATGCCCCGGATGGACGGGCTCACCGCCGCCCGCCGCATCCGCGCCACCGGCTCCACCACTCCCATCCTCATGCTCACCGCCCGCGACACCGTCGGGGACCGGGTCACCGGTCTCGACGCGGGGGCGGACGACTACCTGGTCAAGCCGTTCGAGCTGGACGAGCTGTTCGCCCGGATCCGCGCCCTGCTGCGCCGCAGCTCGTACGCGTCGGCAGCGGCGGCGGGCGCCGAGGCCCCCGACGACGACATCCTGTCCTTCGCGGACCTGCGGATGGACCTGGCCACCCGCGAGGTCACCCGGGGCGAGCGGCGGGTGGAGCTGACCCGCACCGAGTTCACGCTGCTGGAGATGTTCCTGTCGCACCCGCGCCAGGTGCTGACCCGGGAGCAGATCCTCAAGTCCGTCTGGGGCTTCGACTTCGAGCCGAGCTCCAACTCCCTGGACGTGTACGTGATGTACCTGCGCCGCAAGACGGAGGCGGGCGGCGAGCCGCGCCTCGTCCACACCGTGCGCGGGGTGGGCTACGCGCTGCGTACGGGCGGGAGCGGAGAGGCGTGA
- a CDS encoding trypsin-like peptidase domain-containing protein, translated as MDMTENLRPSGAHSTDQDPTSYPYTSPSYPHYGTAHSGTAHDGTAHTGTAYTGAAGGYPPPPPYAPTTGRRKAKRPVALLAAVAIAAGVIGGGTATLVGQLNGQNTAATGSGGAVNGTSVSQSSKGTVAGVAEAVSPAIVEIGAASSAGRSTGSGVVITEDGEIVTNNHVISGAQEIQVTLSTGKTYTADVVGTDPDKDLALIKLRGASGLKTATLGDSSKVKVGEEVVAIGSPEGLTGTVTSGIVSALDRDVTVAKDDSGSSGQDQGRQGGGREWPFEFGGQQFNGDTGEETTTYKALQTDASLNPGNSGGALINMNGEIIGINSAMYAPSSSAAGSGSSAGSVGLGFAIPVNTLKADLDTLRAGNGS; from the coding sequence ATGGACATGACGGAGAACCTTCGCCCGAGCGGCGCGCACTCGACGGACCAGGACCCGACCTCGTACCCGTACACCTCCCCGTCGTACCCGCACTACGGAACGGCGCACAGCGGAACGGCTCACGACGGCACCGCGCACACCGGCACCGCGTACACCGGTGCCGCCGGGGGCTACCCTCCGCCGCCCCCGTACGCCCCCACCACCGGCAGGCGCAAGGCGAAGCGGCCGGTGGCCCTGCTGGCGGCGGTGGCGATCGCGGCGGGGGTGATCGGCGGCGGCACCGCCACCCTCGTCGGGCAGCTGAACGGCCAGAACACCGCCGCCACCGGATCGGGCGGCGCGGTCAACGGCACCAGCGTCTCGCAGAGCAGCAAGGGCACCGTGGCGGGCGTCGCGGAGGCCGTGTCGCCCGCGATCGTGGAGATCGGCGCGGCCTCCTCGGCGGGCAGGTCCACCGGATCGGGTGTGGTGATCACCGAGGACGGCGAGATCGTCACCAACAACCACGTGATCTCCGGCGCGCAGGAGATCCAGGTCACCCTCTCCACTGGCAAGACGTACACCGCCGACGTCGTGGGCACCGACCCCGACAAGGACCTGGCGCTCATCAAGCTCCGGGGCGCGAGCGGGCTGAAGACGGCGACGCTGGGCGACTCCTCGAAGGTCAAGGTCGGCGAGGAGGTCGTGGCGATCGGTTCGCCCGAGGGCCTGACCGGCACCGTCACCAGCGGGATCGTCTCCGCGCTCGACCGGGACGTCACGGTCGCCAAGGACGACTCGGGCAGTTCGGGGCAGGATCAGGGGCGGCAGGGCGGCGGCCGGGAGTGGCCGTTCGAGTTCGGCGGGCAGCAGTTCAACGGCGACACGGGCGAGGAGACCACCACGTACAAGGCGCTCCAGACCGACGCCTCGCTCAACCCCGGCAACTCCGGCGGCGCGCTGATCAACATGAACGGGGAGATCATCGGCATCAACTCCGCGATGTACGCTCCCAGTTCCTCGGCGGCGGGCAGCGGCTCCTCGGCGGGCAGCGTGGGGCTCGGCTTCGCGATCCCGGTGAACACGCTCAAGGCCGACCTGGACACCCTGCGCGCGGGGAACGGCTCCTGA
- a CDS encoding DUF2993 domain-containing protein yields MRALRILLVLVVVLGGLFIAVDRAALWYAESEAEDRVTISGGGPATTEISIKGFPFLTQLAGSQLDQVDVSLTGMQTSAAGRAIRVSEVRARLYDVKLGSGYRSATAARATGTALVTYEDLTAAASDGVAVEYGGKGKAKVTGTVEVLGRPISRSVLSTVTRVDGHTIKVRADEVPGSGIPGVEELVRSRTDFEGDIDGLPRGLELQQVEVTEKGLEISVTGSDVSLTG; encoded by the coding sequence ATGCGCGCACTGCGAATACTGCTGGTCCTGGTGGTGGTGCTCGGCGGCCTCTTCATCGCCGTCGACCGCGCGGCCCTCTGGTACGCCGAGTCCGAGGCCGAGGACCGGGTGACGATCAGCGGGGGCGGCCCCGCCACGACGGAGATCTCGATCAAGGGCTTCCCCTTCCTCACCCAGCTCGCCGGATCACAGCTGGACCAGGTCGACGTCAGCCTCACCGGCATGCAGACCAGCGCGGCGGGCCGCGCGATCCGGGTCAGCGAGGTCCGGGCCCGGCTGTACGACGTGAAGCTCGGCTCCGGCTACCGCAGCGCGACCGCCGCCCGCGCCACCGGCACCGCGCTCGTCACCTACGAGGACCTCACGGCGGCGGCCAGCGACGGCGTCGCCGTGGAGTACGGCGGCAAGGGCAAGGCGAAGGTCACCGGCACGGTCGAGGTCCTCGGCCGGCCCATCTCGCGCAGCGTCCTGTCCACCGTGACCCGCGTCGACGGCCACACGATCAAGGTGCGCGCGGACGAGGTGCCGGGTTCGGGCATCCCCGGCGTCGAGGAGCTCGTCCGCAGCAGGACCGACTTCGAGGGCGACATCGACGGGCTGCCCCGGGGCCTGGAGCTCCAGCAGGTCGAGGTGACCGAGAAGGGCCTGGAGATCTCGGTGACCGGCTCGGACGTCTCCCTGACCGGCTGA
- a CDS encoding LacI family DNA-binding transcriptional regulator: MAKVTRDDVARLAGTSTAVVSYVINNGPRPVAPATRERVLAAIKQLGYRPDRVAQAMASRRTDLIGMIVPDARQPFFAEMAHAVEQAAAERGKMVLVGNSDYRDEREVHYLRAFLGMRVSGLILVSQGPSERAAAEIEAWDARVVLLHERPEAIDDVAVVTDDVGGAQLATRHLLEHGHPYVACLGGTEETPSVGDPVADHVEGWRRAMQESGRSTEGRLFQAPYNRYDAYQVALGLLSGPDRPPAIFCATDDQAFGVLRAARELRIDVPGGLAVAGFDDVKEAGLTDPPLTTVYSDRPAMARAAVDLVLDDALRVSGSRRERLKQFPSALVVRRSCGCGEPSASA; this comes from the coding sequence GTGGCCAAGGTGACGCGGGACGATGTGGCGAGACTGGCGGGGACGTCGACCGCGGTCGTCAGCTACGTCATCAACAACGGACCCCGGCCGGTCGCCCCGGCCACGCGCGAGCGGGTGCTCGCCGCGATCAAGCAGCTGGGCTACCGGCCCGACCGGGTCGCCCAGGCCATGGCCTCGCGCCGCACGGACCTCATAGGCATGATCGTGCCGGACGCCCGGCAGCCGTTCTTCGCGGAGATGGCGCACGCGGTCGAACAGGCCGCCGCCGAGCGCGGGAAGATGGTGCTCGTCGGCAACTCCGACTACCGCGACGAGCGCGAGGTCCACTATCTGCGGGCCTTCCTCGGCATGCGGGTCTCCGGGCTGATCCTGGTCAGCCAGGGCCCCAGCGAGCGCGCCGCGGCCGAGATCGAGGCCTGGGACGCCCGGGTCGTCCTGCTGCACGAGCGCCCCGAGGCGATCGACGACGTCGCCGTCGTCACCGACGACGTGGGCGGCGCCCAGCTCGCCACCCGGCATCTGCTGGAGCACGGCCATCCGTACGTGGCCTGCCTCGGCGGTACGGAGGAGACCCCGTCGGTCGGCGACCCGGTCGCCGACCACGTCGAGGGCTGGCGGCGGGCGATGCAGGAGTCGGGCCGCTCCACGGAGGGCCGGCTGTTTCAGGCCCCGTACAACCGCTACGACGCCTATCAGGTCGCCCTCGGCCTGCTGTCCGGCCCCGACCGGCCGCCGGCGATCTTCTGCGCCACGGACGACCAGGCCTTCGGTGTGCTGCGGGCCGCCCGTGAGCTGCGCATCGACGTGCCGGGCGGGCTGGCGGTGGCCGGCTTCGACGACGTGAAGGAGGCGGGCCTCACGGACCCGCCGCTGACCACGGTGTACTCCGACCGCCCGGCGATGGCGCGGGCGGCCGTGGACCTGGTGCTGGACGACGCGCTGCGGGTCTCGGGATCGCGGCGGGAGCGGCTGAAGCAGTTCCCCTCGGCGCTGGTGGTCCGGCGCTCGTGCGGCTGCGGGGAACCCTCCGCGTCCGCCTGA
- a CDS encoding response regulator transcription factor, translated as MSSLLLLTNALQPSTEVLPALGLLLHSVRVAPAEGPALVDTPGADVILVDGRRDLPQVRSLCQLLRSTGPGCPLILVVTEGGLAAVTADWGVDDVLLDTAGPAEVEARLRLAMGRQQITSDDSPMEIRNGDLSVDEATYSAKLKGRVLDLTFKEFELLKYLAQHPGRVFTRAQLLQEVWGYDYFGGTRTVDVHVRRLRAKLGPEHESLIGTVRNVGYRFVVPEKVERAAEEAKERAGGRPKADGAGARDVARSEQSSSATAEEEAPVRAAKG; from the coding sequence ATGAGTTCTCTGCTGCTCCTCACGAACGCACTCCAGCCGTCGACGGAGGTGCTCCCCGCTCTGGGGCTGCTGCTCCACAGCGTGCGGGTGGCGCCCGCCGAGGGCCCGGCCCTCGTGGACACCCCGGGCGCCGACGTGATCCTCGTCGACGGGCGGCGCGACCTTCCGCAGGTCCGCTCGCTCTGCCAGCTGCTGCGGTCCACGGGCCCCGGCTGCCCGCTGATCCTCGTCGTCACCGAGGGCGGTCTCGCGGCCGTCACCGCCGACTGGGGCGTGGACGACGTCCTGCTGGACACGGCGGGACCGGCGGAGGTCGAGGCGCGGCTGCGCCTGGCCATGGGCCGCCAGCAGATCACCTCGGACGACTCCCCGATGGAGATCCGCAACGGCGACCTCTCGGTCGACGAGGCGACGTACAGCGCGAAGCTCAAGGGCCGGGTCCTGGACCTGACCTTCAAGGAATTCGAACTGCTGAAGTACCTCGCCCAGCACCCGGGCCGGGTGTTCACCCGCGCCCAGCTCCTCCAGGAGGTCTGGGGGTACGACTACTTCGGCGGTACGCGGACGGTCGACGTCCACGTGCGGAGGCTGCGCGCCAAGCTCGGCCCCGAGCACGAGTCGCTGATCGGAACCGTCCGCAACGTCGGCTACCGCTTCGTCGTGCCGGAGAAGGTGGAGCGCGCGGCGGAGGAGGCGAAGGAGCGGGCGGGCGGACGGCCGAAGGCGGACGGCGCCGGCGCCCGGGACGTCGCCCGGTCGGAGCAGTCCTCTTCGGCCACGGCGGAGGAGGAAGCCCCGGTCCGGGCTGCCAAGGGATAG
- a CDS encoding DsrE family protein — protein sequence MPKKLVIKVTAGPEAAERCSQAFTVAAVGVASGVGVSLWLTGESSWFALPGRAAAFELPHAAPLPDLLDSILAGGRITLCTQCAARRDIAEKDVLEGVRIAGAQVFVQEALADDTQALVY from the coding sequence ATGCCGAAGAAGCTTGTGATCAAGGTGACCGCCGGGCCGGAGGCCGCCGAGCGCTGTTCGCAGGCCTTCACCGTGGCGGCCGTGGGCGTCGCCAGCGGGGTGGGGGTCTCGCTCTGGCTGACCGGGGAGTCCTCGTGGTTCGCGCTGCCGGGCCGGGCCGCCGCGTTCGAACTGCCGCACGCCGCCCCGCTGCCCGACCTGCTGGACTCGATCCTGGCGGGCGGCCGGATCACCCTGTGCACCCAGTGCGCGGCCCGGCGCGACATCGCGGAGAAGGACGTGCTGGAGGGCGTACGGATCGCCGGTGCGCAGGTGTTCGTGCAGGAGGCCCTGGCGGACGACACTCAGGCGCTCGTCTACTGA
- a CDS encoding DUF3099 domain-containing protein — MYARRRRNYFLMMGGCIVLFVSAWAVVRLWSMPAAIAMCVVAMVIPPIAAMVANRRGPEDRWWDDPSGDPESDAWWDELDGKKRR; from the coding sequence ATGTACGCCCGACGCAGGAGGAACTACTTCCTGATGATGGGCGGATGCATCGTGCTCTTCGTGTCCGCCTGGGCCGTGGTGCGCCTGTGGTCCATGCCCGCCGCCATCGCCATGTGCGTCGTCGCCATGGTCATCCCGCCGATCGCCGCGATGGTCGCCAACCGGCGGGGCCCGGAGGACCGTTGGTGGGACGACCCCTCCGGCGACCCCGAGTCCGACGCCTGGTGGGACGAGCTGGACGGCAAGAAGCGCCGCTGA
- a CDS encoding alpha/beta hydrolase: protein MSSVSEGRFRASSVPLLTPPPRFATLLTDDGVPVEAVYEPCTAGSGAPGGEAAGGLPAPPAATPVIVVAHGFTGSADRPAVRRAARVFAQRAAVITFSFRGHGRSGGRSTVGDREVLDLAAAVAWARRLGHTRVVTVGFSMGGSVVLRHGALYTAQAVAGGPESGIGDAPGRVPEREGRTRGTGAHSDAVVSVSAPARWYYRGTAPMRRLHWVVTRPSGRLVGRCGFRTRIATEDWDPVPLSPVASVPLIAPAPLLLVHGDRDPYFPLDHPRMLAEAAGPGGAELWVERGMGHAENAAGDALLARIADWATDTPPA, encoded by the coding sequence ATGAGTTCCGTGTCCGAGGGTCGATTCCGGGCTTCCTCTGTTCCCTTGCTCACGCCACCTCCACGATTCGCCACATTGCTGACGGATGACGGCGTGCCGGTCGAAGCGGTGTACGAACCGTGTACGGCGGGCTCCGGAGCCCCGGGCGGCGAGGCGGCCGGAGGCCTTCCCGCGCCCCCGGCGGCGACCCCCGTGATCGTCGTCGCGCACGGGTTCACCGGGTCGGCCGACCGGCCCGCCGTGCGCCGTGCCGCGCGGGTGTTCGCGCAGCGTGCGGCCGTGATCACGTTCTCGTTCCGGGGGCACGGGCGGTCCGGCGGGCGCTCCACGGTGGGCGACCGCGAGGTGCTGGACCTGGCGGCGGCGGTCGCCTGGGCGCGGCGGCTCGGGCACACCCGCGTGGTGACGGTCGGGTTCTCGATGGGCGGCTCGGTGGTGCTGCGGCACGGCGCTCTGTATACGGCTCAGGCCGTCGCCGGAGGGCCGGAATCCGGGATCGGGGACGCCCCCGGCCGCGTCCCGGAGCGCGAGGGGCGCACAAGAGGCACGGGGGCGCACTCGGACGCTGTGGTCTCCGTCAGTGCGCCCGCCCGTTGGTACTACCGGGGGACGGCCCCGATGCGCCGGCTGCACTGGGTGGTCACCCGCCCCTCGGGCCGCCTCGTCGGCCGTTGCGGATTCCGTACCCGTATCGCGACCGAGGACTGGGACCCCGTCCCGCTCTCCCCGGTCGCCTCGGTCCCGCTCATCGCCCCGGCCCCGCTGCTGCTCGTGCACGGCGACCGGGACCCGTACTTCCCGCTGGACCACCCGAGGATGCTGGCGGAGGCGGCCGGACCCGGCGGCGCTGAGCTGTGGGTGGAGCGGGGGATGGGCCACGCGGAGAACGCGGCCGGCGACGCCCTCCTGGCCCGCATCGCCGACTGGGCGACGGACACGCCGCCCGCGTGA
- a CDS encoding sulfurtransferase produces the protein MSRSDVLVDADWVEAHIDDPQVAIVEVDEDTSAYEKNHIRNAIRIDWTKDLQDPVRRDFVDQAGFEKLLSEKGIANDTLVVLYGGNNNWFASYAYWYFKLYGHGPVKLLDGGRKKWELDSRDLTDVVPTRPATQYTAKPQDESIRAYRDDVVKAIGNQNLVDVRSPDEFSGKLLAPAHLPQEQSQRPGHVPSARNIPWSKNANDDGTFKSDDELKALYEAEQVDLSKDTIAYCRIGERSALTWFVLHELLGQENVKNYDGSWTEYGSLVGVPIELGANK, from the coding sequence ATGAGCCGCAGCGACGTCCTGGTAGACGCCGACTGGGTCGAGGCCCACATCGACGACCCGCAGGTCGCGATCGTCGAGGTGGACGAGGACACCTCGGCGTACGAGAAGAACCACATCAGGAACGCGATCCGGATCGACTGGACCAAGGACCTCCAGGACCCGGTCCGCCGTGACTTCGTCGACCAGGCCGGCTTCGAGAAGCTGCTCAGCGAGAAGGGCATCGCCAACGACACGCTGGTCGTCCTCTACGGCGGCAACAACAACTGGTTCGCCAGCTACGCCTACTGGTACTTCAAGCTGTACGGCCACGGACCCGTCAAGCTCCTCGACGGCGGCCGCAAGAAGTGGGAGCTGGACTCCCGCGACCTGACCGACGTCGTCCCCACGCGCCCGGCCACCCAGTACACGGCCAAGCCGCAGGACGAGTCGATCCGCGCCTACCGCGACGACGTCGTCAAGGCCATCGGCAACCAGAACCTGGTCGACGTGCGCTCGCCCGACGAGTTCAGCGGCAAGCTGCTCGCCCCGGCCCACCTCCCGCAGGAGCAGTCGCAGCGACCCGGCCACGTGCCGAGCGCCCGCAACATCCCGTGGTCGAAGAACGCCAACGACGACGGCACCTTCAAGTCGGACGACGAGCTGAAGGCCCTCTACGAGGCCGAGCAGGTCGACCTGTCGAAGGACACCATCGCCTACTGCCGCATCGGCGAGCGCTCCGCGCTCACCTGGTTCGTGCTCCACGAGCTGCTCGGCCAGGAGAACGTCAAGAACTACGACGGTTCCTGGACCGAGTACGGCTCCCTCGTCGGCGTGCCGATCGAGCTCGGCGCCAACAAGTAA